In the Lampris incognitus isolate fLamInc1 chromosome 11, fLamInc1.hap2, whole genome shotgun sequence genome, one interval contains:
- the LOC130121263 gene encoding gamma-crystallin M3-like, whose protein sequence is MGRIIFYEERNFQGRSYETSSDCPELTSYLSRCQSCRVESGCFMVYDRPNFMGNQFFMRRGEYSDSMSMMGLSGGIRSCRMIPMHRGQFRMKIFERENFSGQMHELMDDCENIMERFRMSDCQSCQVMEGHWLLYEQPQFRGRMIYLRPGEYRNLREMGMSNMRLMSMRRITDMC, encoded by the exons aTGGGCAGG ATCATCTTTTACGAGGAGAGGAACTTCCAGGGTCGTTCCTATGAGACCAGCAGCGACTGTCCCGAGCTGACCTCCTACCTGAGCAGGTGCCAGTCCTGCAGGGTGGAGAGTGGCTGCTTCATGGTCTATGACCGCCCCAACTTCATGGGAAACCAGTTCTTCATGAGGAGGGGAGAATACTCTGACTCCATGAGCATGATGGGATTGAGCGGGGGTATCAGGTCTTGCCGTATGATCCCCATG CACAGAGGACAGTTCAGGATGAAGATCTTTGAGAGGGAGAACTTCTCTGGTCAGATGCACGAGCTGATGGATGACTGCGAAAACATCATGGAGCGTTTCCGCATGTCTGACTGCCAGTCCTGCCAGGTGATGGAAGGCCACTGGCTCCTGTACGAGCAGCCCCAATTCAGAGGCAGGATGATCTACCTGAGGCCCGGAGAGTACAGGAACCTCAGGGAGATGGGCATGAGCAACATGAGGCTCATGAGCATGAGGCGTATCACTGACATGTGCTAA
- the LOC130121236 gene encoding gamma-crystallin M3-like, which yields MAMGKIIFYEDKNFQGRSYETSSDCSDMSSFLSRCQSCRVESGCFMVYDRPNFMGNQFFMRRGEYSDSMSMMGMRDCIRSCRMIPMHRGQFRMKIYERENFGGQMHELMENCDNIMERFHMAECQSCQVLDGHWLMYEQPHYRGKMMYMKPGEYRSFREMGMGGTRFMSMKRIMDSM from the exons ATGGCCATGGGCAAG ATCATCTTCTACGAGGACAAGAACTTCCAGGGTCGCTCCTATGAGACCAGTAGCGACTGCTCTGACATGTCCTCCTTCCTGAGCAGGTGTCAGTCCTGCAGGGTGGAGAGCGGCTGCTTCATGGTCTACGACCGCCCCAACTTTATGGGAAACCAGTTCTTCATGAGGAGGGGAGAGTACTCTGACTCCATGAGCATGATGGGCATGAGAGATTGCATCAGGTCCTGCCGCATGATCCCCATG CACAGAGGACAGTTCAGGATGAAGATCTACGAGAGGGAGAACTTTGGTGGTCAGATGCATGAGCTGATGGAGAACTGCGACAACATCATGGAGCGTTTCCACATGGCCGAGTGCCAGTCCTGCCAGGTGTTGGACGGCCACTGGCTGATGTACGAGCAGCCCCATTACAGAGGAAAGATGATGTACATGAAGCCTGGCGAGTACAGGAGCTTCAGGGAGATGGGCATGGGAGGCACAAGGTTCATGAGCATGAAGCGTATCATGGACTCCATGTAA
- the LOC130121235 gene encoding gamma-crystallin M3-like: MMGKIIFYEDKNFQGRSYECMSDCPDMSAFLSRCQSCRVESGCFMVYDRTNFMGNQFFMRKGEYNDYMSMMGMRDCIRSCRMIPMHRGQFRMKIYERENFGGQMMELVDDCDNIMDRFRMSDCQSSQVLEGHWLLYEQPQYRGRMMYLRPGEYRNFREMSMSGMKFMSMRRIVDSCY, translated from the exons ATGATGGGCAag atCATCTTCTACGAGGACAAGAACTTCCAGGGGCGCTCCTATGAGTGCATGAGCGACTGCCCCGACATGTCCGCCTTCCTGAGCAGGTGCCAGTCCTGCAGGGTGGAGAGCGGCTGCTTCATGGTCTATGACCGCACCAACTTCATGGGAAACCAGTTCTTCATGAGGAAGGGAGAGTATAATGACTACATGAGCATGATGGGCATGAGAGATTGCATCAGGTCTTGCCGCATGATCCCCATG CACAGAGGACAGTTCAGGATGAAGATCTACGAGAGGGAGAACTTCGGTGGTCAGATGATGGAGCTGGTGGATGACTGCGACAACATCATGGACCGTTTCCGCATGTCCGACTGCCAGTCCAGCCAGGTGTTGGAAGGCCACTGGCTACTGTATGAGCAGCCCCAGTACAGAGGCAGGATGATGTACCTGAGGCCCGGAGAGTACAGGAACTTCAGGGAGATGAGCATGAGTGGCATGAAGTTCATGAGCATGAGGCGTATTGTGGACTCTTGCTACTAA